The DNA window TAAGTATTGATTATCAGTGAAATTCGTTCTCGCATAATCAAATCAGACTTGAAGTGCCAATACGTAAAAGCCAAAAGAATTACAAAGCTCAACCCTTTATTTTTCGAAAATCAAGAAAGCGTATCGAAACCATGTTTTCCCAATTATGCGACCAATTTATGATTCGAAGGAATTATGCTGAATCTTTTGATGGATTCAAAAACAGAATACTATCCAAAATGCTGGCAATGACCATTATACAAATGATGAATAAATTAAATAATCGAAATATTAACAATTTAAAAACCGTTATTGCTTAAATGCACCACTGGTTAATTTATATTTCTGTATACATGTAACTTAAATATTTTTTTTGCTAAATTTTATTTTTGTTTGTCATCATTGAAGTTTCTTTTATTGTCATATAAATAATGAAAGACATCATTGAGGAAAAAGGAAAAATGGGAAGCAAAGATGCGCATGATATTACTGAAGAACTTTTGTTACGTTGTCTTGACAAAACAGCAAGTAAAGAAGAATACGAAAGAGTGCAGCAATGGGTGGTGCTATCAGCCGAAAATCGGAAATATTACCGTGAGTTACTCGATACTTTAATAATTTCCAATCTTTTAAATCCGGTAAGTCCGGATATGCAAAAACAAGTCTGGATGCAACTTGACAGTAAAATCAGAAATGTTAAAAAACCGGGGAAAACATTATTTGTTACTATGTTGAAATATGCTTCGGTTGCAGCTATTTTGGTTTTCATATTTATAACAATATTGTTTATCACTAATAAACCCGGAACAGGGAATCTTCTTATTTCTGAAACAGGGAAAGGCGAAAAAAGAATCTTGGAGTTGAGCGATGGGAGTAAAGTATGGTTAAATGAAGGAACAATATTCGAATATATGGATTTTTCAAACGAAACTAT is part of the Bacteroidales bacterium genome and encodes:
- a CDS encoding transposase, encoding MPIRKSQKNYKAQPFIFRKSRKRIETMFSQLCDQFMIRRNYAESFDGFKNRILSKMLAMTIIQMMNKLNNRNINNLKTVIA